A window of the Yersinia rochesterensis genome harbors these coding sequences:
- the mdtC gene encoding multidrug efflux RND transporter permease subunit MdtC yields MKFFALFIQRPVATTLLTLAITLSGIIGFSLLPVSPLPQVDYPVIMVSASMPGADPETMASSIATPLERALGRIAGVNEMTSTSSLGSTRIILQFSLDRDINGAARDVQAALNAAQSLLPSGMPNRPTYFKMNPSDAPIMIMTLTSDTFSQGQLYDFASTQLAQKIAQTEGVSEVSVGGSSLPAVRVELNPSALFNQGVSLDAVRQAISAANVRRPQGSIDSNEQHWQVQANDEIKTAEGYRPLIIHYNNGSAVRLQDVANVVDSVQDVRNAGMSDGKPAILLVISREPGANIIATVDRIRAELPALRASIPASIQLNIAQDRSPTIRASLDEVEQSLVIAVALVILVVFLFLRSGRATLIPAVAVPVSLIGTFAAMYLCDFSLNNLSLMALTIATGFVVDDAIVVLENISRHLEAGVKPMVAALRGVREVGFTVLSMSISLVAVFIPLLLMEGLPGRLFREFAVTLSVAIGISLVISLTLTPMMCAHLLRAHPAGQQQRIRGFGKVLLAIQKGYGRSLNWVLGHTRWVMAVLLSTIALNVWLYISIPKTFFPEQDTGRMMGFIQADQSISFQAMQQKLKDFMKIVSADPAVDNVTGFTGGSRTNSGSMFISLKPLSERSETAQQVIARLRGKLAKEPGASLFLSPVQDIRVGGRQSNASYQFTLLADDLTALREWEPKVRAALSKLPELADVNSDQQDKGSEMALTYDRETMARLGIDVSDANALLNNAFGQRQISTIYQPLNQYKVVMEVAPQYTQDVSSLDKMFVINSNGQSIPLSYFAKWRPANAPLAVNHQGLSAASTISFNLPDGGSLSEATAAVERAMTELGVPSTVRGVFAGTAQVFQETLKSQLWLIMAAIATVYIVLGILYESYVHPLTILSTLPSAGVGALLALELFDAPFSLIALIGIMLLIGIVKKNAIMMVDFALDAQRNSNISARDAIFQASLLRFRPIMMTTLAALFGALPLVLGSGDGAELRQPLGITIVGGLVMSQLLTLYTTPVVYLYFDQLRSRFSKKPLMRLE; encoded by the coding sequence GTGAAATTCTTTGCTCTGTTCATCCAGCGCCCGGTCGCCACCACCCTGCTGACACTGGCCATCACCCTCAGCGGAATTATCGGCTTTAGCTTATTGCCGGTATCACCGCTGCCGCAGGTCGATTATCCGGTGATTATGGTCAGTGCCTCCATGCCCGGTGCCGACCCCGAAACCATGGCGTCATCCATTGCCACACCACTGGAACGCGCACTGGGAAGAATTGCTGGCGTCAATGAAATGACTTCAACCAGCTCGCTGGGCAGTACGCGAATTATTCTGCAATTCTCCCTCGACCGCGATATTAATGGTGCGGCCCGTGATGTACAGGCGGCGCTTAATGCCGCGCAAAGCTTGCTCCCCTCGGGCATGCCAAACCGCCCAACCTATTTCAAAATGAACCCGTCTGATGCGCCAATTATGATCATGACGCTGACCTCGGATACTTTCAGTCAGGGCCAATTATATGACTTTGCCTCGACTCAATTGGCACAGAAAATTGCTCAGACCGAGGGCGTCAGTGAGGTTTCCGTCGGTGGCAGTTCACTGCCTGCGGTGCGGGTAGAGCTTAATCCTAGCGCACTGTTCAACCAAGGTGTGTCACTGGATGCGGTGCGTCAGGCGATTAGCGCGGCCAATGTGCGCCGCCCGCAAGGTTCCATTGATAGCAATGAGCAACATTGGCAGGTGCAGGCCAATGATGAGATCAAAACTGCCGAGGGTTATCGCCCGCTTATCATTCACTACAACAATGGATCCGCAGTGCGGCTGCAAGATGTCGCCAATGTCGTCGACTCCGTGCAGGATGTGCGCAATGCCGGGATGTCTGACGGTAAACCCGCGATTCTCTTGGTGATCAGCCGTGAACCGGGGGCGAATATTATCGCCACGGTCGACAGAATTCGGGCCGAACTCCCGGCCCTGCGCGCTTCTATTCCGGCCTCGATTCAATTGAATATTGCGCAAGATCGCTCGCCGACGATCCGCGCCTCACTGGATGAAGTGGAGCAATCGCTGGTGATCGCCGTGGCATTGGTGATTCTGGTGGTGTTCCTGTTCCTACGATCAGGCCGCGCCACCTTGATCCCCGCCGTTGCGGTGCCGGTTTCGCTGATTGGCACCTTTGCTGCTATGTATTTGTGCGACTTTAGCCTTAATAATCTGTCATTGATGGCGCTGACCATCGCCACCGGATTTGTGGTCGACGACGCCATTGTGGTGCTGGAGAATATTTCTCGCCATCTGGAGGCCGGGGTCAAACCGATGGTTGCCGCCCTGCGCGGGGTGCGCGAAGTCGGCTTTACTGTGCTGTCGATGAGTATTTCTCTGGTGGCAGTGTTTATTCCGCTGCTGCTGATGGAGGGGTTACCGGGGCGGTTATTCCGTGAGTTTGCCGTTACATTGTCGGTGGCTATCGGTATCTCGTTAGTTATTTCGTTGACCCTAACGCCGATGATGTGCGCCCATTTGCTACGCGCCCATCCGGCCGGTCAGCAGCAACGTATTCGCGGTTTCGGTAAAGTGCTGCTAGCTATTCAGAAAGGTTATGGCCGCTCACTCAATTGGGTGTTGGGCCATACGCGCTGGGTAATGGCCGTGCTGCTTTCCACTATTGCGCTGAATGTTTGGCTCTATATCAGTATCCCAAAAACCTTTTTCCCTGAGCAGGATACCGGCCGCATGATGGGCTTTATTCAAGCCGATCAGAGTATTTCTTTCCAGGCAATGCAGCAAAAACTGAAAGATTTTATGAAAATTGTCAGTGCCGATCCAGCGGTCGACAATGTGACTGGATTTACCGGCGGTTCGCGCACCAACAGCGGTTCGATGTTTATCTCATTGAAACCACTGAGTGAACGCAGCGAAACAGCCCAACAAGTGATTGCCCGGCTACGCGGCAAATTGGCAAAAGAGCCGGGGGCCAGTTTGTTCCTCTCTCCGGTGCAGGATATTCGCGTCGGTGGCCGTCAATCCAACGCCAGCTATCAATTTACGTTATTGGCGGATGACTTAACCGCCCTGCGTGAATGGGAGCCAAAAGTCCGAGCTGCCCTGAGCAAGTTACCGGAGTTAGCCGATGTGAACTCCGACCAACAGGATAAAGGCTCGGAAATGGCGCTGACCTATGACCGCGAAACCATGGCGCGGCTGGGTATTGATGTGTCAGATGCCAACGCGTTGCTCAATAACGCCTTTGGTCAGCGGCAAATTTCCACTATTTATCAGCCACTAAACCAATACAAAGTGGTGATGGAAGTCGCGCCTCAATACACGCAGGATGTGAGTTCACTGGACAAAATGTTTGTGATTAACAGCAACGGTCAGTCAATTCCACTGTCTTATTTTGCTAAATGGCGGCCGGCGAATGCCCCGCTGGCGGTCAATCATCAAGGTTTATCAGCCGCCTCGACTATCTCATTTAACTTACCCGATGGCGGTAGCCTGTCTGAAGCCACCGCCGCAGTTGAGCGGGCAATGACAGAGTTGGGGGTGCCGAGCACGGTGCGCGGCGTGTTTGCCGGTACCGCGCAGGTGTTCCAGGAAACCTTGAAATCTCAGCTTTGGCTGATTATGGCGGCGATCGCCACGGTGTATATCGTGCTGGGGATTTTGTATGAAAGTTATGTTCATCCGCTGACCATATTATCAACGTTGCCCTCCGCCGGGGTCGGGGCATTACTGGCGCTGGAACTGTTCGATGCGCCCTTTAGTCTCATCGCCCTGATTGGTATTATGCTATTGATTGGTATCGTGAAAAAGAACGCCATCATGATGGTCGACTTTGCTCTCGATGCACAACGCAATAGCAATATTAGCGCCCGCGATGCCATTTTCCAGGCCAGTTTGCTGCGCTTTAGACCGATTATGATGACCACACTGGCCGCCTTATTCGGCGCGTTGCCGTTGGTCTTGGGCAGTGGTGATGGCGCTGAATTACGCCAACCACTCGGGATTACTATTGTTGGCGGGTTGGTCATGAGCCAGTTACTCACCTTATATACCACGCCAGTGGTTTATCTCTATTTTGACCAGCTACGCAGCCGCTTTAGTAAAAAGCCGTTGATGAGACTGGAATAA
- a CDS encoding MdtB/MuxB family multidrug efflux RND transporter permease subunit, with protein sequence MQVMPPTPGGGPSRLFILRPVATTLFMVAILLAGILGYRALPVSALPEVDYPTIQVVTLYPGASPDVVTSAITAPLERQFGQMSGLKQMASQSSGGASVITLQFQLTLPLDVAEQEVQAAINSATNLLPNDLPYPPIYSKVNPADPPILTLAVTSTAIPMTQVEDMVETRIAQKISQVTGVGLVTISGGQRPAVRVKLNAPAVAALGLDSETIRTAISNANVNSAKGSLDGPTRSVTLSANDQMKSAEDYRDLIVAYQNGAPVRLQDVATIEQGAENNKLAAWANTQQAIVLNIQRQPGVNVIATADSIREMLPDLIKSLPKSVDVKVLTDRTTTIRASVSDVQFELMLAIVLVVMVIYLFLRNAAATIIPSIAVPLSLIGTFAAMYFLGFSINNLTLMALTIATGFVVDDAIVVIENISRYIEKGEKPLDAALKGAGEIGFTIISLTFSLIAVLIPLLFMGDIVGRLFREFAVTLAVAILISAVVSLTLTPMMCARMLSYESLRKQNRLSRASEKFFDWVIAHYAAALKKVLNHQWITLGVALSTLVLTVLLYLLIPKGFFPLQDNGLIQGTLEAPQSVSFSNMAERQQQVAAIILKDPAVESLTSFVGVDGTNATLNNGRLQINLKPLSSREERIPEIINRLQQSVAGIPGIKLYLQPVQDLTIDTQLSRTQYQFTLQATSLEELSTWVPKLVSELQQQAPFQDVTSDWQDQGLVAFVNVDRDSASRLGITMAAIDNALYNAFGQRLISTIYTQANQYRVVLEHDVKATPGLAAFNDIRLTGSDGKGVPLSSIATIEERFGPLSINHLNQFPSATISFNLAQGYSLGEAVNAVTQAEQAIELPADIMTRFQGSTLAFQAALGSTLWLIIAAIVAMYIVLGVLYESFIHPVTILSTLPTAGVGALLALMLTGNELDVIAIIGIILLIGIVKKNAIMMIDFALAAERDQGMTPYDAIYQACLLRFRPILMTTLAALFGALPLMLSTGSGAELRNPLGVCMVGGLIVSQVLTLFTTPVIYLLFDKLARNSHGKNRYHHEDIETPELPDGREQP encoded by the coding sequence ATGCAAGTGATGCCTCCAACACCCGGCGGCGGGCCATCACGGCTGTTTATCCTGCGCCCAGTCGCCACCACATTATTTATGGTGGCCATTCTGTTAGCGGGGATTCTCGGCTACCGCGCCTTACCGGTTTCCGCCCTGCCGGAAGTCGATTATCCGACCATTCAGGTAGTCACCCTCTATCCCGGCGCTAGCCCGGATGTGGTGACCTCCGCCATTACTGCGCCATTAGAGCGCCAGTTTGGTCAGATGTCTGGCTTGAAACAAATGGCGTCACAAAGCTCCGGTGGCGCATCGGTCATCACTTTGCAATTCCAGCTCACTTTGCCGCTGGATGTAGCCGAGCAAGAAGTGCAGGCGGCGATTAACTCCGCCACAAATCTGCTGCCCAATGACCTGCCCTATCCGCCAATTTACAGCAAAGTGAATCCGGCGGATCCGCCCATTCTGACTCTGGCGGTGACCTCCACCGCGATCCCGATGACTCAAGTGGAAGATATGGTCGAAACCCGCATTGCGCAGAAAATCTCGCAAGTGACCGGGGTTGGTTTGGTCACCATCTCTGGCGGTCAGCGCCCAGCAGTGCGGGTAAAACTCAATGCACCGGCGGTAGCCGCCTTAGGGTTAGATAGCGAAACCATTCGCACCGCCATCAGCAATGCCAACGTCAACTCCGCCAAAGGCAGTCTGGACGGGCCAACTCGCTCGGTCACCTTGTCGGCCAATGACCAAATGAAATCCGCCGAGGATTACCGCGACCTGATTGTGGCTTACCAAAATGGTGCGCCAGTGCGCTTGCAGGATGTCGCCACCATCGAACAGGGCGCAGAAAATAACAAACTGGCCGCCTGGGCCAATACCCAACAGGCGATTGTGCTGAATATCCAGCGCCAGCCGGGGGTTAATGTGATTGCCACTGCCGACAGTATTCGCGAAATGCTGCCGGATTTGATCAAAAGCCTGCCGAAGTCAGTTGATGTCAAAGTGCTGACCGACCGCACCACCACTATCCGCGCCTCGGTCAGTGATGTGCAGTTTGAATTAATGCTAGCGATTGTATTGGTGGTGATGGTGATTTACCTGTTCCTGCGCAATGCAGCAGCCACCATTATCCCCAGTATTGCCGTGCCGCTGTCACTGATTGGGACATTCGCCGCGATGTATTTCCTTGGTTTTTCAATCAATAACCTGACATTAATGGCCCTGACCATTGCCACCGGTTTTGTGGTCGATGATGCCATCGTGGTGATTGAAAATATTTCGCGCTATATCGAAAAGGGCGAGAAACCGCTGGATGCCGCGCTAAAAGGGGCTGGTGAGATTGGATTTACCATTATTTCTCTGACTTTCTCATTGATTGCGGTGTTGATTCCGCTGCTATTTATGGGTGATATCGTCGGCCGCCTGTTCCGCGAATTTGCCGTCACACTGGCGGTGGCTATCCTGATTTCAGCGGTGGTTTCCCTGACACTGACACCAATGATGTGCGCACGGATGCTCAGTTATGAATCTCTGCGCAAGCAAAACCGCCTGTCGCGCGCCAGTGAAAAATTCTTTGATTGGGTCATCGCCCATTATGCAGCCGCACTGAAAAAAGTGCTTAATCATCAATGGATTACTCTGGGTGTCGCCCTAAGCACTCTGGTGTTGACCGTGTTGCTTTACTTATTGATCCCTAAAGGCTTTTTCCCCTTGCAGGACAATGGACTCATTCAGGGCACTTTGGAAGCGCCGCAATCTGTTTCATTCAGTAATATGGCGGAACGCCAGCAACAAGTGGCCGCGATTATCCTGAAAGATCCGGCGGTCGAAAGCTTGACCTCATTTGTCGGGGTCGATGGCACCAATGCCACTCTCAACAATGGTCGGTTGCAGATTAACCTTAAGCCGTTGAGCAGCCGAGAGGAGCGCATCCCAGAGATAATCAACCGCTTGCAGCAGAGTGTGGCCGGAATTCCGGGGATTAAACTCTATTTGCAGCCGGTGCAAGACTTGACCATTGATACCCAACTGAGCCGTACCCAATATCAGTTCACTCTGCAAGCTACCTCACTGGAGGAACTGAGCACCTGGGTGCCGAAATTGGTCAGTGAATTACAGCAACAAGCGCCATTCCAGGATGTCACCAGCGACTGGCAAGATCAGGGGTTAGTGGCCTTTGTTAATGTCGACCGAGACAGCGCCAGCCGTCTGGGGATCACCATGGCAGCCATCGACAACGCGCTCTATAACGCCTTTGGCCAGCGGTTGATTTCCACCATTTATACCCAAGCCAATCAGTATCGGGTGGTGTTGGAGCATGATGTCAAAGCCACACCGGGGCTGGCGGCTTTCAATGATATCCGCCTGACTGGCAGTGACGGCAAAGGTGTGCCGCTAAGCAGCATTGCCACTATTGAAGAGCGTTTTGGGCCGCTTTCTATCAACCATTTGAATCAGTTCCCATCAGCCACCATCTCATTCAATTTGGCGCAGGGCTATTCTCTGGGGGAAGCCGTCAATGCCGTGACCCAAGCGGAGCAGGCAATTGAGCTACCGGCGGATATTATGACCCGCTTCCAAGGTTCGACACTGGCATTCCAGGCCGCACTGGGCAGCACGCTATGGCTGATTATTGCCGCTATTGTGGCGATGTATATCGTGCTCGGGGTGTTGTACGAAAGTTTTATTCACCCGGTGACTATCTTATCCACCCTGCCGACCGCCGGTGTCGGGGCTTTGCTAGCCCTGATGTTGACCGGCAATGAGCTGGATGTGATCGCCATTATCGGGATCATTCTGCTGATCGGCATCGTGAAGAAAAACGCCATCATGATGATCGACTTTGCGCTGGCCGCCGAGCGGGATCAGGGCATGACGCCGTATGATGCAATTTATCAAGCTTGTTTATTGCGCTTCCGCCCTATTCTGATGACCACATTGGCCGCGCTGTTTGGCGCGTTGCCACTGATGCTCAGTACCGGTTCCGGGGCCGAATTACGCAATCCTCTCGGGGTCTGTATGGTCGGCGGACTGATTGTCAGCCAGGTGCTGACCCTGTTCACTACGCCAGTTATCTATCTGTTATTTGATAAACTGGCACGCAATTCCCATGGCAAAAATCGCTATCATCATGAAGATATTGAGACGCCAGAATTGCCAGATGGGCGGGAACAGCCGTGA
- a CDS encoding MdtA/MuxA family multidrug efflux RND transporter periplasmic adaptor subunit translates to MKAQSKRTSRLLTLLGIVVAIIVAVFVWRHFSAAPPNSAPGAQQNDGGSSSARAGGRRNMPMSPVQAATATEQAVPRYLTGLGTVIAANTVTVTSRVDGQLMAIHFTEGQQVKAGDLLVEIDPRPYQVQLTQAQGQLAKDQATLDNARRDLARYQKLAKTGLISQQDLDTQASLVRQSEGSVKADQGAIDSAQLQLTYSRITAPISGKVGLKQVDVGNYITSGTATPIVVITQTHPVDVVFTLPESDIPAIMQAQKNAAKNNTTVPVEAWDRTNKQMLAQGYLLSIDNQIDTTTGTIKLKARFANEDDVLFPNQFVNARIKVDLLQNAVVVPTAAVQMGNEGSFVWTLNDENKVSKHLVTTGIQDSKQVVISTGLEAGQRVVTDGIDRLTEGLQVEVVTPRSADAAPANVAEKSATTEKGTHRRGEKPATDTPAGTAPAAEKS, encoded by the coding sequence ATGAAAGCTCAATCCAAACGCACTTCCCGATTGCTGACTTTATTGGGAATCGTGGTGGCGATTATTGTTGCTGTGTTTGTCTGGCGTCATTTCAGTGCTGCCCCACCAAACAGTGCGCCGGGGGCACAGCAAAATGACGGAGGGAGCAGCTCCGCACGCGCGGGTGGCCGCCGTAATATGCCGATGTCTCCAGTGCAAGCCGCCACCGCCACCGAACAAGCTGTGCCGCGTTATCTCACCGGCTTAGGGACAGTGATTGCCGCGAACACCGTCACGGTCACCAGCCGGGTTGATGGCCAGTTAATGGCTATCCACTTTACTGAAGGCCAGCAGGTCAAGGCCGGTGACTTACTGGTCGAAATTGACCCGCGCCCTTACCAAGTCCAACTGACTCAAGCTCAAGGGCAACTGGCCAAAGACCAGGCCACACTGGACAATGCTCGCCGCGATTTGGCCCGCTATCAAAAACTGGCTAAAACCGGCCTGATTTCACAACAAGATTTAGATACTCAAGCCTCATTGGTACGCCAGAGCGAAGGCAGTGTAAAAGCCGATCAAGGGGCTATCGACAGCGCCCAACTGCAACTGACGTATAGCCGCATTACCGCGCCCATCTCCGGTAAAGTCGGGTTAAAACAAGTGGATGTCGGCAACTACATTACCAGCGGCACCGCCACCCCGATTGTGGTTATCACTCAAACACATCCTGTTGATGTGGTCTTCACCCTGCCGGAAAGTGATATCCCGGCCATTATGCAAGCACAGAAAAATGCAGCAAAAAACAATACTACCGTGCCGGTTGAAGCATGGGACCGCACCAATAAGCAGATGCTAGCCCAAGGTTATCTGCTCAGTATTGATAACCAAATTGATACCACCACCGGCACCATTAAGCTGAAAGCCCGCTTTGCCAATGAAGATGACGTGCTGTTCCCGAATCAATTTGTGAATGCGCGTATCAAAGTGGATTTACTGCAAAATGCCGTGGTGGTGCCAACCGCGGCGGTGCAAATGGGTAACGAGGGGAGTTTTGTCTGGACATTAAATGACGAGAATAAAGTCAGTAAGCACTTAGTCACCACCGGAATTCAAGATAGTAAACAAGTGGTTATCAGCACCGGGCTGGAAGCTGGTCAGCGCGTGGTCACTGACGGTATTGATCGCCTGACGGAAGGTTTGCAAGTTGAAGTGGTCACTCCGCGTTCAGCGGATGCTGCGCCAGCCAATGTGGCAGAAAAATCGGCTACGACCGAAAAAGGCACACACCGTCGAGGTGAAAAACCGGCGACTGATACACCGGCTGGCACCGCCCCAGCAGCGGAGAAATCCTGA
- the yegD gene encoding molecular chaperone, producing the protein MFIGFDYGTANCSVAVMRDDAPELLVLENNDVYLPSMLCAPTREAVSECLHRHWQVPTGSDENQQLLRRAMAFNREEDIPVAADSLMFGLSALAHYIEDPEEVYFVKSPKSFLGANGLKPQQLALFEDLVCAMMFHIKRQAEAVLSSEISQTVIGRPVNFQGSGGEEANRQAEGILLRAAQRAGFRDIAFQFEPVAAGLDFEATLTSEKTVLVVDIGGGTTDCSVLLMGPKWQGLADRQQSLLGHSGCRVGGNDLDIMLAFKQLMPLFGMGGETEKGIAMPSLPYWNAVATNDVPAQSDFYSTVNGRFLRDLIRDAANPQQVQRLLKVYQQRLSYRLVRAAEESKIALSEQQQVAAALDFVQPELGQTISQQQLAEAIAQPLQRIQEQVSLALATSHITPDVIYLTGGSARSPLLRAALQQQLPGIPLVGGNDFGSVTAGLARWAQTLYR; encoded by the coding sequence ATGTTCATTGGATTTGACTACGGCACAGCAAACTGCTCGGTTGCCGTGATGCGGGACGATGCGCCCGAATTGCTAGTGCTGGAAAATAATGACGTTTATTTGCCCTCGATGCTGTGCGCCCCGACGCGGGAAGCCGTAAGTGAGTGCCTGCACCGCCATTGGCAGGTGCCAACAGGCAGTGACGAAAATCAGCAACTATTACGCCGGGCCATGGCGTTCAATCGCGAAGAAGATATTCCGGTGGCCGCCGACAGCTTGATGTTCGGCTTGTCTGCACTGGCTCACTATATTGAAGATCCCGAAGAAGTTTACTTTGTAAAATCGCCTAAATCTTTCTTGGGTGCCAATGGGTTGAAACCGCAACAGTTGGCGCTGTTTGAGGATTTAGTCTGCGCCATGATGTTCCACATCAAACGCCAGGCGGAAGCGGTATTGTCATCAGAAATTAGCCAGACGGTGATTGGCCGCCCAGTTAACTTCCAAGGTTCCGGCGGTGAAGAAGCCAACCGACAAGCCGAGGGGATTTTGCTGCGTGCCGCGCAACGCGCGGGTTTTCGCGATATCGCCTTCCAGTTTGAGCCGGTGGCTGCGGGGCTGGATTTTGAAGCCACACTGACCAGTGAAAAAACCGTTTTAGTGGTGGATATCGGCGGGGGAACCACGGACTGCTCGGTGCTATTAATGGGGCCAAAATGGCAAGGTTTGGCCGACCGCCAGCAAAGTCTGCTGGGTCACAGCGGTTGCCGTGTCGGGGGGAATGACCTTGATATCATGTTGGCATTTAAGCAACTGATGCCGCTGTTTGGTATGGGAGGCGAGACCGAAAAAGGCATTGCGATGCCGTCATTGCCCTACTGGAACGCGGTTGCCACCAACGATGTTCCCGCCCAGAGTGATTTCTATAGCACCGTGAATGGCCGTTTCTTGCGAGATTTAATCCGTGATGCGGCTAACCCACAGCAAGTTCAGCGCTTGTTGAAAGTCTATCAACAACGTTTAAGTTACCGCCTGGTACGCGCCGCAGAAGAGAGCAAGATTGCGCTGTCCGAGCAACAACAAGTCGCCGCAGCACTGGATTTTGTTCAGCCGGAATTAGGGCAAACTATCAGCCAGCAGCAGCTTGCTGAAGCTATCGCCCAACCCCTGCAACGCATTCAAGAGCAAGTCAGCCTGGCGCTAGCCACCAGCCACATCACGCCCGATGTGATTTACCTGACTGGCGGCAGTGCCCGCTCGCCATTACTGCGTGCCGCCTTACAGCAGCAATTGCCGGGTATCCCACTGGTGGGGGGCAATGATTTTGGCTCCGTCACCGCCGGGTTGGCGCGTTGGGCACAGACACTTTATCGGTGA